A window from Tenacibaculum singaporense encodes these proteins:
- a CDS encoding DUF721 domain-containing protein, producing MAKRENDSFSIKDLMGSFIQENNKLKKGFQKIHIDEAWEKLMGAGVASYTSEVKLQNGTLIVRLSSSVLREELSYGKDKIIRMINEEIGEELVKKLMLV from the coding sequence ATGGCTAAAAGAGAAAACGATAGTTTTTCAATCAAAGATTTAATGGGAAGCTTTATTCAGGAGAATAATAAGTTGAAAAAAGGATTTCAAAAAATTCATATTGATGAAGCTTGGGAAAAGCTGATGGGTGCAGGAGTAGCTTCTTATACTAGTGAAGTGAAATTACAAAACGGAACTTTAATTGTTCGTCTATCTTCTTCGGTACTACGAGAAGAGTTAAGTTACGGAAAAGATAAGATTATACGTATGATTAATGAGGAAATAGGAGAGGAGCTTGTTAAAAAACTGATGTTGGTTTAA
- the recF gene encoding DNA replication/repair protein RecF (All proteins in this family for which functions are known are DNA-binding proteins that assist the filamentation of RecA onto DNA for the initiation of recombination or recombinational repair.) translates to MYLQKLSLVNFKNIESQTFDFQKKINCFVGNNGIGKTNVLDAIYYLSFAKSYFNSIAGQNIRHGQDFFMVEGDYLLNDRQEKIICSLKRGQKKVLKRNGKAYEKFSEHIGQLPLVIISPADRDLIVEGSETRRKFIDGVISQQDKKYLQTLISYTKTVSQRNALLKYFAANRTFDALNLKVYDEQLIEYGTIIYNKRKAFLEEFVPIFNDKHKIISGANEEVNLRYKSQLHEVSLEVLLQQSLEKDKMLQYTSVGIHKDDLNFEIEEHPIKKFGSQGQQKSYLIALKLAQFEFIKKQSNVTPILLLDDIFDKLDENRVAQIVDLVNSDEFGQIFITDTHADRTEEVIKKSNQEYQIFKL, encoded by the coding sequence ATGTATTTGCAAAAACTTTCTTTGGTTAATTTTAAGAATATTGAATCACAAACTTTTGATTTTCAAAAGAAAATTAACTGTTTTGTTGGTAATAACGGTATTGGAAAAACCAATGTGTTAGACGCAATTTATTACTTGTCTTTTGCTAAAAGTTACTTCAATTCGATTGCAGGACAGAATATTCGACATGGTCAAGATTTTTTTATGGTTGAAGGAGATTATTTGTTAAACGATCGACAAGAAAAAATTATCTGTTCCTTAAAAAGAGGTCAGAAAAAAGTATTGAAACGCAATGGAAAAGCCTACGAAAAATTTTCTGAACATATAGGGCAGCTACCGTTGGTGATTATTTCTCCTGCGGATAGGGATTTAATTGTTGAAGGAAGCGAAACTCGTCGTAAATTTATTGACGGAGTAATTTCTCAACAAGATAAAAAGTATTTACAAACGTTAATTTCGTATACTAAAACGGTGAGTCAGCGAAATGCATTGTTGAAGTATTTTGCTGCCAATAGAACATTTGATGCGTTAAATTTAAAAGTATACGATGAGCAGTTAATTGAGTATGGAACGATTATTTATAACAAAAGAAAAGCTTTTTTAGAAGAGTTTGTGCCTATTTTTAACGATAAGCATAAAATTATTTCTGGAGCAAATGAAGAAGTAAATTTACGTTATAAAAGTCAGTTACACGAGGTGTCTTTAGAAGTTTTGTTGCAACAAAGTTTAGAGAAAGATAAAATGCTACAGTATACATCGGTAGGGATTCATAAGGATGATTTAAATTTTGAAATAGAGGAACATCCCATTAAAAAATTTGGTTCACAAGGACAACAAAAATCATATTTGATAGCATTAAAATTAGCGCAGTTTGAATTTATTAAAAAGCAATCTAATGTAACTCCTATTTTGTTATTGGATGATATTTTTGATAAGTTAGATGAAAATAGGGTTGCTCAAATTGTTGATTTAGTGAATAGTGATGAGTTTGGGCAAATTTTTATTACAGATACACATGCCGATCGAACAGAGGAAGTGATAAAAAAGAGTAATCAAGAGTATCAGATTTTTAAATTATAA
- a CDS encoding tetratricopeptide repeat protein, whose product MATYKKRGYKPKKEKVTQEVEETFDESQSTTAEVFNTLDDTANKSEEWIEKNSKPLFYGLVTVAALILVYLAYNKFIAEPTQQEASNELAYPRTFFEKANTSAGAIADSLYTLGLEGGDGKYGFIDIAEQFSGTKAGNLASYYAGISYLKMKKYEEAIEYLSDFSSDDELLGPTALGAIGDAFADINQPEDALDYYQKAANKKDNQFTTPLFLFKAAQIAMDLKEYGKAEKFYTTIKEKYADSDQGRDIEKYINSAKYAQ is encoded by the coding sequence ATGGCTACATACAAGAAAAGAGGTTATAAACCTAAGAAAGAAAAGGTTACACAAGAAGTAGAAGAAACATTTGATGAATCTCAAAGTACTACAGCTGAAGTATTTAATACTTTAGATGATACGGCGAACAAATCAGAGGAATGGATTGAAAAAAATAGCAAGCCATTATTTTACGGATTGGTAACTGTTGCAGCTTTAATTTTAGTGTACTTAGCTTACAACAAATTTATTGCTGAGCCAACACAACAAGAAGCTTCTAACGAATTAGCATACCCTCGTACTTTCTTTGAAAAAGCAAATACCTCTGCTGGTGCTATTGCTGATTCATTATACACTTTAGGTTTAGAAGGTGGTGATGGAAAATATGGTTTCATTGACATTGCTGAGCAATTTAGTGGAACTAAAGCTGGTAACTTAGCTAGCTATTATGCAGGTATTTCTTACTTAAAAATGAAAAAATACGAAGAGGCTATCGAGTATTTAAGTGACTTTAGTTCTGACGATGAGTTATTAGGTCCTACTGCTTTAGGTGCTATTGGTGATGCTTTTGCTGACATCAATCAGCCAGAAGATGCTTTAGATTACTATCAAAAAGCAGCAAATAAAAAAGACAATCAATTTACTACGCCTTTATTCTTATTCAAAGCAGCTCAAATTGCAATGGACTTAAAAGAGTATGGTAAAGCTGAAAAATTTTATACAACCATTAAAGAAAAATACGCTGATTCTGATCAAGGAAGAGATATTGAAAAATATATCAACAGTGCAAAATACGCTCAATAA
- the ribH gene encoding 6,7-dimethyl-8-ribityllumazine synthase, translating into MATTNLSYYDKATIPNAKSFRFGIVVSEWNPEITKNLHKGAIETLLDCGATEENIVSWDVPGSFELVYGCKRMIETQKLDAIIAIGNVIQGETKHFDFVCEGVTQGIVDLNIKYDVPVIFCVLTDNTKQQSIDRSGGKLGNKGIECAVAAIKMAAIKNQERPSSSLGF; encoded by the coding sequence ATGGCAACAACAAATTTATCTTATTACGATAAAGCAACAATCCCAAATGCGAAGTCTTTTCGATTTGGGATTGTTGTTTCAGAATGGAATCCTGAAATCACTAAAAACCTTCATAAAGGTGCTATTGAAACTTTACTAGATTGTGGAGCTACAGAGGAAAATATTGTTTCTTGGGATGTTCCTGGTAGTTTTGAATTAGTGTACGGATGTAAAAGAATGATCGAAACACAAAAATTAGATGCCATTATCGCCATTGGGAATGTGATTCAAGGTGAAACCAAGCATTTCGATTTTGTATGTGAAGGAGTTACTCAAGGAATTGTAGATTTAAACATTAAGTACGATGTTCCTGTAATTTTTTGTGTATTAACCGATAACACCAAACAACAATCTATTGATCGTTCTGGTGGCAAACTAGGTAACAAAGGAATTGAATGTGCAGTAGCTGCAATTAAAATGGCAGCAATTAAAAATCAAGAACGCCCATCAAGTTCATTAGGTTTTTAA
- a CDS encoding riboflavin synthase subunit beta has product MGFIKRENKKFDYKPRYYKGEGNPYQVKHKFDEYRTTVGKRKSLKGKFNAAFDEFKESGYKLNKTIVVIALVLTLIFLFIIDFDLTIFFPKK; this is encoded by the coding sequence ATGGGATTTATCAAAAGAGAAAATAAAAAGTTCGATTACAAACCTCGTTATTATAAGGGAGAAGGTAATCCTTATCAAGTGAAACATAAATTTGATGAGTACAGAACTACTGTTGGAAAAAGAAAAAGTTTAAAGGGAAAGTTTAATGCTGCTTTTGACGAATTTAAAGAGTCTGGTTACAAACTGAACAAAACTATAGTTGTTATAGCGTTGGTTTTAACGCTTATTTTCTTGTTTATTATCGACTTTGATCT